Genomic window (Phragmites australis chromosome 21, lpPhrAust1.1, whole genome shotgun sequence):
CTTCCAAAGATACAAATCTCTTTGGACTTGGAGTGCATAGCAGGCCTGCAAAGACTTGTGGTAGAACCAGTAATCTATCCAACCGTTGCTCCAGCGGTTTCGGTAGGCCTTTGCTGGAACCTCCAACGTCCCGTAGGGAACGAACGAGATGCTGCCAAAGGAGGAAACATGATCGACTTCGCTAATCTCCTGCCACTTCAGCTGGCAATGAGCATAGTGTTGGGCAGTGAAGGTGCTCGAGCCGGGGACTACCCCTTCTACCTTCCAGATCGAGACGAAGGCGGAAAGGCAAACAAAGGCATTGGGAGTCAACTACTGGATTTCCAAATTTCTCCGCTCCAGCACACCGCTAAGGAACTTCGTCCATGGAAAGCGCAGCCCAGCTGCAAAAAACTCGACGAAGGCCACCACCTCGTCATCATTCAGAGTGGGCCTCGATGATCCAGGAGCTGGCATTCGTGCGGTTTCAAGTTGCCAAAGCTAACTGGGCTCTACAAGCTAAGCGCGGATTTCCTCGGTAAACTTCGAAGGAAGGGGTCGAAGGGAGCTTGACACTAGCCCGCTTGGGGTTTGTCCTCGACATGGGTAATGGGTTCGGGTGAGAGAGAGTGACGATCTGAGGACGTGGTGGTGTGATTGCGAAAGGCATCGTCGGGAGCTTAGTGATGGGATGAGAGCAAGGAAAAGAATGCGAGCGAGTGCGAAAATGACTGAGTTACCGtcgggggcggggggggggggggtgaactCCTAAATATACCAACCCCCGCCTACATGAGCTGGAAAACTGGGAGATGTGCGAACGAGAATGCTGGGTGACGTACGAGTGAGAAAATCGGGTGACATGCGCGAAAAATAAATAGCACGGAAGCCGTCGgttaatttaaaatatttaaaagtgAATTGATTAGCTAATTGATCATAATAAATTAAGGTTAATCATGATAAGGAATTGTTTAGGCTTAATCCTATTTGGGGTTGACTTCAGCCGATCAAAGAGGCGCCAAGAGAGAGGGTACCATCCCACTGTTTAAAAAATCTCAGCTTTGGCTCCCGAAGTCGGACCTCAACTGTGAAGTGTCATTGTTGAGATAATGGTACCACGTTAGTTTCTCTTTTCACTTCGGCCAACCCCAGATATAAATTGGCATTGCTAGCATGATAGTGGAGTTGTCTCTAAACTTGTCTTGTAGATGTGAAGTCGAAGGGACAACTAACGCCAAGCGAGATGCTTAAAGACCAAGTCTCTGGTCTCGAAGGGCGAGAGTTGCCCAAGGCATCAATGAGACCCGAAGAACCACTTGGTGAGGAGTGAAGGTCCCGAAGGCCCCCATGTCTCAGTCGAAAGGGCAAGGATCACTGAAGGTGTAGACAACGAGCAAAGGACCACCTAATACGCATCGAAGAGAAGTGGCCGACCGTGTCACCAAAGGGTTGACTGACGTGCATACTGGTAGATACGTGTCACACCCTAAGGTGATATAACCTGTAATAGTGTAGTGAATATAATACCCAAAAATATTCTAAGAAGGTTCTTAGAAACACGGGGTATTATTATAATCTGAACTTGGGTGGTTATGGTATGAGTATAAATATCCCATCCATTGATGTGATGAGAGGAACAATTAATATATCACCAAATACTAGTATAACTATTTTATTactaaaatgatatttatgcaaataaactcCTGAGTTAAGCCATTCTTGATAACGCCTATTTTTTCACACTTGTTGAATATTCCATATACTTACTCTTGCTCTCCCCACATCATATCGCTGCCCAGAAGGCAAGGACTTAATGGATTATCCCGAGGATGATGCTACGTTCTAGGTGTGTGACTCTTTTTGTCGGTGACTGTGGAGTTTTGGGAGCTTGCGAATCTTACCACTACagtgtatttttcttttagacccttgaagtcattgatgtaataaaattaatattgtaataaaagatttttttttattactacACTTATAACGTCActgtatgtatgaaacttgatcttgatatacatataactacattcaatttgattttaaaacCGGGTATACCAATTAAAGGCTAAAGCATTCATGTTTGCAATGGGAAGGTTGCGAAGGAGGAGTGGAATACCCTGCGTTCCCAGAAGGGGAGGAAGCAGACAAAGTCGTAGACAAGGGAAATGGTGTTGACAAGCACCAGATTCACTCTCATGAACACCAGCAGCCTCGTCATCGGTGATTCacagtagattttttttttattttagtcttttttaaactaatattttattaatagcATGAGGGGAACTAAATTTACAGGAAGTAGCCCCTTTTGTCATACCAAATTTCTTGATGTGACTCCCCAACTTGATCACGTCAATTTGTATGGTGTGACCAATTTAGCCACGCTGACATCCGCCCCAGCACCTTTACACGTGGAGTGGACATGGAATCCTGAGTCACACCAAATAAGCTGGCGGGACTCAGTTATCGGATGAACAATACCCACCATGATTTTaattttttccttctttctttctctatttggaCAGTGAGGTTGCCGTACTCCAAAATTCACGAAACTTTTTTAgttcctataattcatgatgaatctattttaGAAGTATTCACCTTTTTAgttcctataattcatgatgaatctattttaGAAGTATTCACCTCAATAACCCgtgtaggtttcaaaataaaaaaaaatccaaaaagagctacttttagaacttctatcaatttttaaaacctcaaataaattctcaaaaatctgagaaaattcactaatattcctcttatgtattgtaataatttctaaacttattttcaaccctagattatttagtgaaaaagtgagttgcTTTGCAATattccatttatatgcatttttatcatttcatactatttagccttgtaaacgccttctaaataattagcaattgtGTTCGattttcctccaaattttgccagcgcttaatgcaacatgtacatgTCGTATTtacaaacatgcacatccaatagatCGTAGAATTagaattattcaatttcgaatgttggtatctgttacaatttgttctGTAACAGTAATACTTAGTTGATTTGGGGAGctaaaaagaattaccatttaTGGTCTAAATCTTACCAAATTTGTCGTATGGAcagttcagaatatgttttagctgaatcacacacatgatttttattgGCTAAGTGTTAAGGCTACCTACGGCCTTTGAGACTACAGGGTGAATTAggtatatattttaaaatacctAATTCACCCAAATAACCTAATTTCATCCGACACTGAGTCCCGCCGCTTATTTGGTGTGACTCATGCTTCCACGTCCGCTCCACGTGTGAAGGCGCCGGGGCGGACGTCAGCGTGGCTAAATTGGTCACGCCATATAAATTAGCGTGATCAAGTTGAGGAGTCACGCTAAGAAATTTGGCGTGACAAAAAGGACTACTTCCTGTAAATTTAGTTCCCCTCGTgctattaataaaatattagtttaaaaaggactaaaataaaaaaaattctgcaCAGTACAACATCTCTCTCCTTTACGTCGTCTCCTCACCGGTTGTTGCCAAATCTACAAACTACAACGTAATTTCTTGTATCACAAGCATACGCGGACCAAAATTATGCCATCATTCCAACTCAAGAAAAACACCAGACTGCATGCTCAATTCCTGAAAAAGTAGTGCAAAGATCAGGCTACATTATCATTATCCACAAGACCTTCTCCGGGCGAAAACAATGGCCATCTAAATCTCATACAAGCAACCCAAATCACGATCCGACGAAACGATAGGAATCTGATGAGGCACGGGGCAAATATGCCGTATCGTTGGTGATGATGGCCCTAGTCAGGGGCAAGACCTTGAACTTCTCGGCGACGAAATTGAGCACCTCGGTAAAGAGCTGAACATGCGCGAATTCAAAGCGGTCAGGATCACTCTAGATCAGGATAGCAGAGTCAACCAACCATGGTAATCGAAGGATCACACTTAAGTGTCTCCTTGACCTGTAGAATATCAATACATGGTTACAGTTGCACCCCATGATAGTAGATACAATTTTCGAAAGGTTGCTGGGAGAGGCATTTGATTTTGAATATcatatggattttattttggtTCATCGTAGGATCGTAGAACAAGGTTCATAGTAGTATTGTATTTCGATTGAATGGATACACCTTAATCAATACTACCTTACATGGTACATTGTCTTTTTTGTTAGTGGGTGCTTGTCTTACATGGTACATCATCTTTTGGTTAGTGGGGTGCTTGTTTTAAGAACCAAACATCATTCATTCAACGTATTTAGTTCATGTCGTCTGAGAAGTAAAATAGAGATTAGGCGTATGTTTTAAGAACCATTGCATGGAGAGGGAGATGGTGAGTTGGCGTAGGGAAGAGAGAGATGTGCGAGGGGAGGTGCCACCATGCGAGATATGGAGTAGGCAAAtgatatttaattatattttagattaaaacATAAAACTTAAGTTAATCATAAATTGTCTATTTATTGTGAGAAATAAAATAactaatattaaatatattttaaattcgTTGTAACACATGAGCACCTTACTATTATGTTGAAAATTCTTGGTTCATGCGTGCTAACCTAGCTAGAGGGttattttccttctcttttgcCCATATGTTGAAATGCCTATTATACCCCTTGGGTCCTGCTCCCCATCGAGAACCCTAGCGATGCGACGTCGCCTTCCTCCATTGCTTCCGAACGCAGGTGCCGCCTGAGATCCCAGCAGCCCCATCTCCTTGTCCATCACGTGCCCACTCTCCTACCTCTCCTCCCGTCCTCATCACATCCAAGCAGCCGCTCATCTCCCTAGTGCAGCAGGTTTATTCCCCACTTCGCTCCACCTCCCCTTCGATTCGATTCGATTCGATCTAGGAATTCGTTTGCTGCCGTTTTTATCCGCAAGTCTTTACTGATTTCTTGCACCTTCTCAATCGTTTTTCCGATCTACGAATTCTTGGCTCCTCAGTTCATCACTTGTCCATGATGCAGCTTGTCTGGGCACCACATGTTCGACGGAATACCCCTGTGACTCCAACCCCATGGCAGAGAAGTCTGGAAGCCGGCGCATGGCGGCGGCGCGCGTTCCCGGCGGCGGAGCGAGGTGCAGGATCAACGCCCTCCCCGACGACGCCCTCCTCCACGTCATCTCCTTCCTGAACGCGCGCCAGGCCGTGCGCACGTGCGTGCTGTCACGGCGGTGGCGCCACCTCTGGCGCTCCGTGGCCCGCATCAACGCATCGTATGAAGAGTTCGACGGCATGGCTGACACCGACGAGGAGTGTAATGCATTGTTCAAGAAGTTTATCAGCCGATTCCTGATACTCCGTAACCCCACGGCCTTGGACGAATTCAGGCTCCGGTACAGCATACCTGATGATGATTCTATTGATTCTGTCCACCAGCTTGAAGCGGAGTCAGCAGACGCTAACCTATGGATCAACCATGCATTGCAGTGGAATGCTCGGTCTGTCAAGGTCTCCGAATGGGGTCTTAAATTGCATCTTGATCCCGCGGTGTTTACTTCAAATTACTTGATAAGCCTGAAGCTTTCCAACGCTATTTTGTTCCCCGGTTTCTTTAGGAACATTCAAACTGGCTGCACAAAATTGGAACGTCTGATCTTACGTGGCTGCGCCATTAATGACATTGAGATTTCTTCCCAGACACTGAAGGTTTTGACCATTGATATTCACTGTCACTTCACATTTGATGGCTGGGCTTCTATTTCCGCTCCAAGCCTCATTTATTTTGGCTTCTTTGGTGATGGCAAAATACCTCTACTAAATAACATGGAATCACTAGAGACAGCATCAGTTTCAGTTGGTACTAATCATATTGTGGTTGATGATATCCATCAGTTTCTTGGGAGCCTTTCTGGTGTTACAAATTTGGACTTCTATTATCAAGGAAAAATGGTACGCTTCTTGAGTTGATTTTGTACATCCATGCAATATTTATAAATCAATATCTGAGACCTAAGCATGGAATTTAGTCTTTGTACTTTATGTGCAAAATCAAGTGCTTGATAATTCATTCTGATGTCAAGATCTATCTAGTTAATGCTCTCAAGTTCGAAAAATAACATAGCCTAGTTCCTATACTCAGTTCATTTGTAGATTCATTAACCAGTTTTGAAAACAGGTCACTGAGTACTCGGCCGTGTACTTGTAACAGGTGGTCTAACCTATTACGAGGATGCAAAACCGGGTGCTTAACAGGCTGAGAAATTGGCCTGTTAGACCCTATGACAGCCCATCAGTTCTAGTACAAGATGATGACTTACAGACTTCGTGCTTATAGTGATTATTTAGACCATGTATTAGGATAGTGATTGCTGTTTTTCTCTTTAGATTATAAAGCTAATCAACTAAGTGCATCGTGGCAAGAATAACAATTGTCTTACTTTGCATGAAAGGGGATGAGTGTCaatgttctttttttaattagGTACATGTACATAAGGGATTAGTGCTAAAGGTGTAGGTGTTAACTATTAAGGAATGAATCATGATGCACTACTTCTGGAACAATATATGATATGAATCACGAGCTTTACTTTATTTTAGATTTCCTTCCATTAGTTGttttataattaaaattatTCATTCACACTTTAAGTCGAAAGAGTTTCATTTGTTGTTTATTTTGGCCCTCTATGAACATAAATGTATAAATCTGACATATAAACAAAAAAACCGATTACAACGCCGAGTACAAGGCCGAGTACCGTATAATCACTACTAGGTGAGGTGACTGACTGAGTACCAGTTACTGATTTTCAGAGCCTCAAACATTACCTCAGTTGGTGATTTGACAAAGGAACGGAACCGAGAAACTTCCTATTGAGAACCGTGTACCTGTTTTATTGTGCATACAATATATATGTGTCAAGGGCTGAAAATGCATCTTGTCCTTTAGCAATTAGCAGTGTGATTATTTAACTTTAGTCTCCTTACTGCAAATAGAGTGAAAATTAAAGGTGCCATGCAAACTGCAACTGTATTGATAATTCTTGGAAGCCTTGTCCCTATAATTACAATCAGATCACTACAACCAAGGGGATAGATCTTCGAGTCCTATTGTAATTTCATCATTACTTCTAGCTGACTTGCATTTAAGTCATTCATGATGACTACATGTGCTCTAGATTCTTGGCTCTATCTTTAGATAACAAGCAGAATATTGTGTAATGTGgactattttttttgttaaacatGATTGCTGCAATGTGTCTTTTTTCCTCATGTCTTGTGTTCTTAAGCTATAGTTCGTATGCAATTATATATTTGTACCTGCCTCATGATTTCAGATCCCTCCTAATTCTTTTGGCAAGTTTTGGCTGATTcaggattttttttagaatacgGCATCGATTCTATGTCAAAGTCCTAATCCTCTGAACCATGTGCAGCTGAAGATGGAACACAATTCGCACTGGTGCCCAAAATTCAACAATCTTACAATCCTGACTCTTGGCGATTGGTGTCTGTGTGCTGATTTCTATGCATTGATAGTCTTCCTTCAGAACTCACCTAATCTGGTGAAGCTAACTCTAGAATTCGAACTGGTACATCCTTCTCTCCACAAGTACATTGATCCTTGTATGAAAGTTTATGCATGTGCCATCAAGGTTAAACTTGTGTGCTTTTCGTGCTGCAGCAGAGTCCAGATACAGGTAAAAAATTCATTGGCGAGCTAGAAGAAAGATCTTTCACTTGTGACCACCTTAAGATTGTTGAAATCGTTTGCTCGGAGGATTTGGAGGATGATCCTGTGGTAAAAAACCTGGAGAACTTTTTGCTTGGGAGTGGCATAAGCCCTGATCAGATTGACATAATAAACTGGTGCTAGCTCAGGTTTTATTTCTATCAAGCGCTCACCCGATAGTATGTGAACCGACAGTCCCACATAGATAAACCATCACCTACTTgcagttttgtagtagtgatgtGATCTCTTGACGAGAATAACCATGTGTTGTTTGCTTGAATATTAAGGAAAATATATAGGTCCGAAAGGGcctatgatattttttttcttatttagtTATATAACGGTGTCCTCCAGGGAGGAGGGAACATAGATAGGAGTGTTGGTTGCAAAAGATGATATTGAACCCTATGGCCACAGCTTGAGTTGATGTTTGCAAAATAGCAAATTTCTTTCATCAATTGCAACTTTCATACTGTATTCCATTGTTGGACTAAGTCGAGTGATACAGATCGACGCTCTCCAGCTGAGCCCAAATAGGTCACCTTGTATTTCAGACGTTACCCCAGCAACCCATACAGGATGAAAAGAAATGATGTGGATGGGCTGTTGCCGGGGGTTGGGCTGAGAAAAAAAGGCGCACTAAATTTCTTTCTTTGATCGGAACTTCGCATATCCAAACCTGCATGGTCATACACACCCAAACCTGCATGCTCGAAAATCAAATCTGCTCAATCGCTCGACAGCTCCTTGTACATGTATAAAACCCTCCGAGATGATCAATACAATTTCGTGCGTTTGCGTCGTGTTATACGTGTTTGTTAACCTGCATGTATTCTTCAGATGACTTAATAGACCATTCTATAATAGATTGTCTTTCCAGTTTTGTTTTAATTACTTCACAGGCTCTTAATTTGTGGATTGGTGAAACCAGAGTAAAACACATCCATCACAACAGCATAATGGTATATGCTCGTAGTGCTAAATTTTAGCTTATGAGAAGGCTCTTTCGCAAGACAACAATCTCTTCTTCACGTCATCGCAAAATCTGCCGTGGAAAtgcattagacaacatacaAGATGGCTGATTTGGACCATTCTAAGGTTATGTTTGGTAGAGCTATGGTACAACAGTGATGTTTGGATAAGTcatcttatttctattttatactaaaaatataagtttaaaatatttttttttaacttgcaATCTCTAAATCAGAGATAGAGCTCGAGGCTGGAGCCTTGCCGAACAGGGCTCATAATATCAAAAATCTCTTAGGTGAGCTTTCAATCTCTCTAACCTAATCGTATCAAAATTTTGTAACTCCGTATATTGGATGTATACTTTTTTGAAGGGGAAAGATTTTGTCGCTTGtgttttcttttgcaaatgctttacAAATACTAATATTTTAGTGTACTTACAAAAAAAACTCACTTCCGAGGTACAAGATGGATTTAGAATATGATAAAGTGATGGaagatttaattttaaaaaaatggccGGTCAGCGCTGAGCAATTCCTAAACCGCAGCATGAGGTATCAGAGATGGTGAAGGTGGACTGTTGCAGGAGTCGCCTCCACAGGGTGTCCACCGCCAACTCTACTACCTCTTCTCCCTTCCTCTTCACATCCCTAATGCAGAATCTTTTTaccaataatattattatttaaataaataacgCACTTTGGTACTCTGATTGGGAAAATCTCAATAATGTGAGCCCGTCGCATTTCAAATACCTATTAGCAAGTACTTGTGGGTACCTTTCAGTCGGGCATGGGCATCATTGAATGGAGGAGACCAAACAACACAAGGCAACTCTTTGCCCTGACAGAGAAGAGGGCTCCTCGTTGTTCATGTGCATCTATCTCTTGTCCCAAACCATAGATAGTTCTTTGTCAAACTTGCAAATATATCCGGGAAACTTCGAATGATTCTAATTGGAAGTATAAGTCTAATGGTTTCAGACCATCTGACTTCTTCAGTTTAAATAAGTGTGTGTTGCAGATTCTGAAATAGTAACAGCAACACCTGAATATTGTATTGTACCATCAGAAGTCCTCTTCAGTACTCTGACGTTGTCCGGTCATGCAGAGGAGCTGCAGCAGGAGGAGCAATATCAGACGCAGCAGCATCTGCAGTATTtgccaccaccagcagcagcagagtaCAGGCACTATGGGTTGACGTGTAAAGATGCTGCAAACCAAACATTGAGCACCTAGTGTGTAATCCTAGACCGGAAGTTCTCATCAGGATAATTGGAAGCTCCAATATGGATCGAAAGTTCCGACTATGACTATCCAACGGGTAATGCCTATGAAAACCCTAGTCGTAGCGCCATGTCATTGTACCTTTGTAATCACCTATACTCTGGAGGGACCCCGTCAGAGTGCAGATGGCCGGCGGCTTGTTCTTGGTCGTTTAAAATCAAGAACGAGTAGTAGCAGGAGGGAGAAGAAGGGATGGGACTACATAAGTTAGGTAAAAAGATAGATGCAATTGTATTTTTGATCGATTGATGTTATCTCTCGATTggtcatgaccctctcatatttaaataGCAGCAGGTCTTCGTCATACAAcatcaggactcctaattcaaaccaaacaaaacttaCAAATATGTGCGATAGGTCTTAGCCGTACAAGATCATGACTCCTAATTTAAAACGAACAAAACTTAtagatatgattcggctataccTTCTGATCTTcgaactttctataactaacatatctttcctaaTCGACCACATAAACTCATATATATCTACTCGAGTATCCTTTATTGCAACCTTCTTGGATTCGACTACGTGCTCGATCCGAACATCTGCTTGCGTACCACCT
Coding sequences:
- the LOC133903666 gene encoding putative F-box/FBD/LRR-repeat protein At1g78760 isoform X2: MAEKSGSRRMAAARVPGGGARCRINALPDDALLHVISFLNARQAVRTCVLSRRWRHLWRSVARINASYEEFDGMADTDEECNALFKKFISRFLILRNPTALDEFRLRYSIPDDDSIDSVHQLEAESADANLWINHALQWNARSVKVSEWGLKLHLDPAVFTSNYLISLKLSNAILFPGFFRNIQTGCTKLERLILRGCAINDIEISSQTLKVLTIDIHCHFTFDGWASISAPSLIYFGFFGDGKIPLLNNMESLETASVSVGTNHIVVDDIHQFLGSLSGVTNLDFYYQGKMLKMEHNSHWCPKFNNLTILTLGDWCLCADFYALIVFLQNSPNLVKLTLEFELSPDTGKKFIGELEERSFTCDHLKIVEIVCSEDLEDDPVVKNLENFLLGSGISPDQIDIINWC
- the LOC133903666 gene encoding putative F-box/FBD/LRR-repeat protein At1g78760 isoform X1 gives rise to the protein MAEKSGSRRMAAARVPGGGARCRINALPDDALLHVISFLNARQAVRTCVLSRRWRHLWRSVARINASYEEFDGMADTDEECNALFKKFISRFLILRNPTALDEFRLRYSIPDDDSIDSVHQLEAESADANLWINHALQWNARSVKVSEWGLKLHLDPAVFTSNYLISLKLSNAILFPGFFRNIQTGCTKLERLILRGCAINDIEISSQTLKVLTIDIHCHFTFDGWASISAPSLIYFGFFGDGKIPLLNNMESLETASVSVGTNHIVVDDIHQFLGSLSGVTNLDFYYQGKMLKMEHNSHWCPKFNNLTILTLGDWCLCADFYALIVFLQNSPNLVKLTLEFELQSPDTGKKFIGELEERSFTCDHLKIVEIVCSEDLEDDPVVKNLENFLLGSGISPDQIDIINWC